A region of Argentina anserina chromosome 5, drPotAnse1.1, whole genome shotgun sequence DNA encodes the following proteins:
- the LOC126795240 gene encoding ATP synthase subunit delta', mitochondrial translates to MFRQASRFLGRASWLRPRPFCTEVPATTPSTDPAFVEAWKKVMPNMDPPRTPSTYMEPRPPVPSSLPPKMKVNFVLPYSSELSGKEVDMVIIPATTGQMGVLPGHVATIAELKPGVLSVHDGSDVKKYFISSGFAFIHANSVADIVAVEAVPIDQIDASLVQKGLADFTQKLSSATTDLEKAEAQIGVDVHSALNSAITG, encoded by the exons ATGTTTCGTCAAGCTTCACGCTTCTTGGGTCGAGCTTCTTGGCTGCGGCCACGACCTTTCTGTACAGAGGTCCCAGCCACCACTCCATCAACCGATCCAGCATTTGTGGAGGCATGGAAGAAAGTGATGCCAAACATGGATCCACCCAGGACTCCATCAACTTACATGGAGCCTCGGCCTCCCGTCCCTTCTTCCCTCCCTCCCAAAATGAAAGtcaatttcgtcctcccttaTTCTTCTGAGCTCTCTGGCAAAGAG GTGGACATGGTCATAATACCAGCTACAACTGGACAGATGGGTGTGTTGCCTGGCCATGTTGCAACCATTGCGGAGCTAAAGCCTGGAGTTTTATCAGTGCACGATGGGAGTGACGTGAAGAAATATTTTATCAGCAGTGGCTTTGCTTTTATTCATGCAAATTCCGTTGCTGATATAGTTGCCGTGGAAGCTGTGCCGATTGACCAAATTGATGCGAGTTTGGTCCAGAAGGGGCTTGCAGATTTTACTCAGAAGCTCAGTTCAGCCACAACCGATCTGGAGAAAGCCGAAGCGCAGATAGGTGTCGACGTCCATAGTGCTCTTAACTCTGCTATAACTGGCTAA